TGATATTATACTAAAAACAAATAATATTGATAGTATCAGACAGTAGCTCAAGGGCTGCCTTAATTTCGTTTTAAGGGTTATTGTTTTGTATCAATTCGTTCTTATGCAATCTTGTAAGCTTCTTAATCCTGTATTCTTCTTTCATAGCTTCGGATTTTGTTAAATATTCTTTGCTGTAAACAATTTTAACAGGCTTATTTGCTCTAGTGAATTTTGAAGCTGTGCCGTTCAGATGACATTCAAATCTTTTTTCGGGATCATCTGTATAACCACAATAAAGTTTATTATTAATGGTTAGTAAAATATATGTGTAAAACTTTTTATTTGGCATGGATTTATTTTCCGAACTTTAACCCGAAAAATGATTTTTGTTTAAGCTGTTGGTTTTCAGCTTCAAGTTGATCTATTTTATCTTTATTTCTTTCATTTTCAAGTTTTAATTTAAAAAATTCTTC
The bacterium genome window above contains:
- a CDS encoding GIY-YIG nuclease family protein, translated to MPNKKFYTYILLTINNKLYCGYTDDPEKRFECHLNGTASKFTRANKPVKIVYSKEYLTKSEAMKEEYRIKKLTRLHKNELIQNNNP